Genomic DNA from SAR324 cluster bacterium:
CAGATTTCGCTCGCTTTCTCACATGGTTTCAGTGGATGAACAAGGAATTCCTAGCTAAGCTGGTATGTGCATCTGTTTTTGGTTAAAATTATCTGATTTCTTACAGTGGGGAGATAAAAATAGTTACAAATAGAATTCAAAAACAAATTTCTTTGAAAGATTTAAAGTGTGTGTGTAGTTTCGTTTTTCTATTCTGGTACTATTAGACCCTAATTTTCCCCATCGAATTTAGGGTTGCGTGAATTTGCCAAACCTGTAGCGAGTTTTGAACGATATGAAAAATCTGCGAAAGTTACTCATTCTCTGTTTGTCAGCACTTATGCTGATCATCACTAATCCCATTGAGGCTGCAGAGTATGACCTTACCCTACATCATTTTTATGCCCCAAGCGAACCTTCTCATACTGAGGTGCTGGTTCCTTGGGCTAGGGAAGTCGAAGAACGTACAAATGGCAGGGTAAAGATTGTGATTGCCCCTGGAATGAGCCTGGGCGGTAAGCCTAAGGATCTAACCGCGCAAGTCAGGAGTGGGCAGGTTGACCTGATTTGGACAGTTAACGGCTATAGTGGAAAGGAGTTTCTGAGAACAGAGGTTTTTGAATTGCCCTTCGTCCACACTAATGATCCGGTAGCTACCAACTTGGCCATGCGAGAAATGTTTGAGACTGATTTGAAGGAAGATTACCAAGGAATGGAGGTAATGTTTCTCCATGCTACACAAGGCCATGCTTTCCAGTCAAACGGCTATGGTATTCACAAGCCAGAAGATCTGCTTGGCAAACGAGCA
This window encodes:
- a CDS encoding C4-dicarboxylate ABC transporter substrate-binding protein, coding for MKNLRKLLILCLSALMLIITNPIEAAEYDLTLHHFYAPSEPSHTEVLVPWAREVEERTNGRVKIVIAPGMSLGGKPKDLTAQVRSGQVDLIWTVNGYSGKEFLRTEVFELPFVHTNDPVATNLAMREMFETDLKEDYQGMEVMFLHATQGHAFQSNGYGIHKPEDLLGKRA